The following is a genomic window from Clostridium fungisolvens.
TCTATGGTATTATTAGATAGTATGAAGAAAATTCAAGTAATTTGTATAAATAAATTAATAATTTAATTTAATCTAATCATTATATGGACTTGAAAGGATTTGAATCTATCAAGATAAAGATTCGTGGATTCATCAAGATATTTATTTTGAGTCTAGATATTGAAGTGTTTCGTCTTTTGTAGATAAGAAATAGTAAAGAATTTAAAGTTTGTAATAAAAGTAGTATGTTTTACTTAAGAAACTAAGTGATTTTAAATGCTATAATAGATATTTAATTTTCTATATCTATAATGTTATTTATAAAAGCACTAATTAATTAGTTTATCTAAAAAGTAAGGCGATAAGATTAGGAGTGATTTCATGAATTACACAATAAATAATAAAAAATTAATTGATATCTTAATAGCAATTAGTTTAATAGTTTCGTGTATACCAGGATGGTACGTAATTGAGAGTTTTGGAATGAATAGATTTTGGGCAGTATTTGCTATATTGAGCTGTGTAGCAGCTGTTCTTATAATAAAGAGCTGTCTAGTAGATAAAAAGTTAAATAAAAGATATATAAAAAATGGTTTTAACTTGTTGGTTATTTGCTATATGGTTTGGATATTTATATCATATTTTATGAATGGCAGGGACTTGTCTACTATTCTTTATATAGGTAAGTTAGACTTCCTGATAATTATATATTTCTTTATTTTAGGCATGTATTTATATACTCAAACTAAAAAAGAAAATTTAGATACTATACTAATGGTTTCATCCTATATTTTTAAATTTGGAGGAATTCTTTGTTTAGTTGCTTTGTATCAGTATATATTTAACACTAATTATATATTGGGATATGAGTTAACCTTTTGGCCACCATTTAATCCAGCAGCTTTTTATCAAAATGTTAATGGATTTGGTATGTACTTATATCTATCAATAATTTCGGGTCTTATTTATATGTATAATAAAAGAAGACATAGTGGATTAAATTCAGCTCTATTGGTGGTACAATACTATGTACTTTACTTAACTGTGGCAAGAACAAGTATTATAGTTGCCATTCTATTTACTGTGATGAGTATACTAATAACTCTGATCATGAAAAAGTCAGAGTTGTTTAGAGTTATAAATAAAGGTGTCATTATAGGTTTTGTTATAGCAAATATAATAATGGCAGTAGTTGTTTTTGATATTGGTCCAAATATTGATGCGAATATTAATGATACTAATCAAAATCCAAAGACTTCTCTAGAAATGCTAGAGGAAAAGAATAGCAAAGGATTGAATTATAGGGGAGAGATATGGTCAAGTGTTATAAGAAATTATAAAGACTATATGCTTCTTGGTGATGGATTAAATTATAATGTAGTTAAAAAAACAAATATAAATGAGATTATAAATAAAAGTAGTGATAAGAATACAAGAATAAGTTACCATAACACATTAATTAGATATTATGCATCCAACGGGTTATTGGGCTTAATACTATTTCTAATGCTTATGTTATATGGTCCTTTTATGTTACTGTTTAAGATGATAAAAGATAAGAAACTAAAATATAGTTATTTGATAGTAATGGTTTTTCAATTATCAATTTTATTGTATATGCAGATGGAAGAAGTATATATTGGTGAAATTGGATTAATACAAGTAATTAATATTATTTCACTTGTATACGCTAATAGTTTAATTTTAAAGGATGAAGTTTCTGAATAAATAATTGGGTTCATGTGTAAAGATTGAGGAGAATTTAATATGAAGGTATTACAAGTTATTAATAATATGGATATAGGTGGAGCAGAAACCTTATTAAAAAATTATGTTTTAAATAACAAAGATATATCCATACAAAATTCAATCTGTTTGTTACAAGGAAATGATAGTTTTATACTAGAAGAAATAAAAAAGAATAATGTCAAAGTATATAATTTAAACTTAAAAAATAAGTATATGTTTGTAAGTGCATTACTAAAGCTAAATAAAATAATAAGAAAAAATAAATTTGATGTTGTTCATATGCATCTTTTCCCTGGACAATATTATGGTGCAATACTTAAAATAATTAATAATAATGTAAAGTTTGTTTTCAGTGAGCATAGCGATAGTAACACGAGGCGAGATAAAAAAGTATTCTACCCTTTAGAAAAGTTTTCTTACAGCAAATATGATAATATTTTATGTATAAGTGAAATGACAAAAAGGTCTTTAGTTAAATTTATTCCTAAATTAGAAAGTAGTTCGGAAGTCTTATATGGAGGAATAAAGCAATATCCTATACGGAGTAATGAGAAAATTTATGATGTTATACTAGTTGGATCTTTGAGAAGTAATGTAAAAGGAATTGATTTATTGTTAAGAGCCATAGAGCTCATACGAAATAAAGTTAAAAAGGTTTGTATTGTCGGTGATGGTATTTTAATGAATGAAATGGTTTCTTTAAGGGATAGATTAGGTTTGACTGAAATTGTTGAGTTTGCAGGAAACCAAAAAGATGTTAATAGCTATCTAAGTAAATCTAAAATATTTGCACTGCCTTCAAGATGGGAAGGATTTGGATTGGCTATAATTGAGGCAATGGCACAGCAAGTACCTATTGTTGCAACTGAAGTTGGAGGCATTCCAGAGATAATAACTGATATGGAAAGTGGAATTTTAGTTAAAGCTGAAGATTATATACAACTGTCTAAAGCAATTGAGAATTTATTACGAGATGAAAACTTGAGGAATTATCTAAGCACTAATGCATACAGCAAGATGCAACACTGCTTTTCTATAGATGTTTATACAGATAAGCTGAACCATATATATAAAACATTAGTTTAATCTTAAAGAGGTGATTTTTTGAAGACAAAGGTTTATTTGATGTCTGCATGCTTAACTGGATTAGGCGGAATGGAGATGGCAATCTTAAATATGTATAAATATTTATCGGAAAAAGTAGATCTTGATGTAGAAATTATAATTTTCAGTGGAAATGAAGATAATATAAGAAAACTATTTGAAGATAAGTTTCTTCTTCTTGATATATATAGGCTAGGTGGATATAAGAAATTTATAAGTCAAATCAGTGCTTACAATCAGTTAAAAAAAATAATTAAAAATGATATAAATTACGAAAAAACAATTTTGATTGCTACAGATCCTTGGACTTTAGGTGTTGGAAATATGATAAAGAAAAAGCATGTTAATGTTAGAAGTATTTTGTGGAGTCATTTTAATGTTGATATTTATTTGAACAGTAAGACATGGTTATATAATAGATTTACATTTAGAAATGCAGATTTAATATATGTACTTAATTCATGGTCGAGAGATAAGTTATCTGAAGAGTTAGGTACTAATAACATTAAGATATTACCTAATGGCATTAAAATTAATAATAATAGCTTTATAAGATATAAAAAAAGTGAATTTATATATATTGGAAGAGTTGATAATTATACTAAGAATCTTGATATACTATTCAATTCTCTAATCGGATTAGATGGCCAATGGAATCTTACAGTTATAGGTACTGGAATTGATTTAAATAGATATATGGATTTTGTTAAAGTAAACAACTTAGGTGAAAGAGTAAGCTTTAAAGGATGGGTGGATAATCCATGGAATGAGATTAGTGACGGGGCATTTTTAGTACTACCAACTATAAATGAAGGATTTGGCTTAGTTTTAATTGAAGCAATGAGCAGAGGACTACCAGTTATAGTAAATAGTAAGGCTGAGGGGCCTAAAGATATCGTTAAAGAAGATATTAATGGATTCTTTTTTGATAGTATAGATACCTTGAAGAAGATTATTCAAGATGAAATTGATAATTCTATTGGTGCAGTTTTTGATAAAGATGAAATAAAAAACAGTGTAAAAAAGTTTGACATAGATATAGTAGGAGCTAATTTTTACAAGGAAATTAGAAATATATAAATTTAATAAACTAGGAGAATTACTATGTACAATGATGTTTGTTGTGTAATTGTCACATATAATATAGGAAATGATTTTCTAAAATGCTTTAACTCAATAGTGGATCAGGTTAAAAATGTAGTAATTGTAGACAATGGATCTGATAGTGAAACTATTTCAATGTTAAAAGCTTTAGAAGGAAAAGAAAGAGTAAAGATTATATATAATGATGAGAATCTTGGTATTGCTACTGCTTTAAATATAGGAGTTAAGTATGCAGAAGAGTGTGGAACTGAATGGGTTCTTACGATGGATAATGATAGTATATCAACATTAAATATGGTTGATTCTATGATCAATGTATATAATCATTTGAATGAGGACAAAAAGAAAAAGGTTGTAAGCATAACTCCGAGACATATAGAAACTGGATATACAGAGATATCTGAAGGTGATAAGATATCAGAACTACAAAATAATGAGTTTGTAGAAATAGATGTTTGTATTACTTCTGGGAATTTAGTTAAAACATCAGTTTTTAGAGAGGTAAATTATTTTGAAGACAAGCTGTTTATTGATAGTGTGGATTTTGATTTTTGCTTTAAGTTAAAGCAAAAAGGATATGAGCTAATTCAAACAAAAGGTGCTAAGCTACTACATAAATGTGGTGATGCAACTGAAAAAGAGATATTGTTTTTTAAAACAGGATATACAAATCATAGTTATTTAAGACGATATTATATGACTAGAAATAGATTTTATCTATGGAATAAGTATAAAGACATTGATAGTAGATTTATTAAAAATGATAAGAGAGCATTTTGTACTGAGATTGTAAAAGTAATACTTTTAGAAAAAGATAAAAAAATAAAACTTAAAATGATTATAAAGGGTATTAAAGACTATAGAAATAATATCTATGGCAAGATATCTATTTAGTCTAAGGTTTTAGTAAAAGGAGTACATTGATGGATGATAGGATTCTTCAAGAACTTGCTATAATTGTATTGAATTATAAAGATTATAATATGACTATTGATTGTGTAAATAATTTAAAAAATTTAGATATTGATTCTAAGATTATTGTGGTTGATAATAATTCCCCTAATGATTCTTTTTCAATATTGTCTAATAAATTAGCAGGATTAGATAATGTGTATATAATGAGAACTGAAAAAAATGGTGGATACTCTTACGGAAATAATGAAGGTATAAAATTTGCTATAAAAAACTTTAGTAATATAAAGTATATCGGTATAATGAATCCAGATGTTTTTTTAAATACTAAAGGGATGTTATTAAAAATATGCTCTAAATTAGAGCAGTATGATGAGATAGCTGGGATAACAGGTGTAACCCTATTGAATGGTAGATTAAGCTTTGGTAATTTAGGATGGAGAGTTAATAATGTAAAAAGCTTAGTTTTATCAAATTTTAGTTTATTGTCTAAAGTATTAAAAACATCTAGATCATATAAATCCTTAGAAATGAAGAGTGATGATTACGAGTTGGGATACACAGATGTCATGCCGGGATCATTTTTCATTATGAAAGAAAATATTTTTAGAGAGTTTAATTATTTAGATGAAGCGGTATTTTTGTACTTTGAAGAAGAAATATTAGCTAGAAAGATTAAAAGTAGAGGGCTAAAGTCTGCGATATTAATCACTGAATCTTATGTACATAAACATGGAAGTAAGGATACTGAGTTAGCTAATATATCAAAAAAGAAACTTGATTATAAGATATATATGAAGTCGCAAACATATTATGTGGAGAATTTCGTTAGTGATAATGCTTTATCAAAACTTACTTTAAAGTTATCTCAATATATACACTATTATTTAGAGATACCACTAATTTGTTTGATGTACAAATTTAAAGGAATGGTAAAAAGATAGCAATTAGTAGATTGGTGGTGATTGATTTGAAAAAAGATATAACTGTTTTTACCCCAACTTTCAATAGAGCAGAATTATTACCAAGTTTATATGATTCTTTAATTAGACAAAATCATAAAAATTTTCAATGGATAATATATGATGATGGATCAACTGATAATACAGAGGAAATTATAAATGAATTTAAGAAGCAAAGCTTAATAGATATTGATTATATAAAATCAGAAAATAGAGGTAAGCATGTAGCTATCAATAATGGAATAGAAGCTGCTAAAGGTGAGCTGTTTTTTGTTGTAGATTCAGATGATATATTAACAGAGGATGCAATAGAAATTGTTGTAGACACATGGAGAAGTATACCTACAAATGAAAAAAGTAAATTTGCAGGGGTAGGGGCGCTTAAGGCTGGACTAAATAATGAGACAATAACTAAGGGGTTTAACGACCGTTGGATTGATGCTACACATATAGATTTTGCCTTCAATATGGGACACAATCAAGATAAAGCTGAGATATATGTAACTGAACTGTTTAAGAAATATAAATATCCAGTATTTGATGGTGAGAAGTTCATGACTGAAGCTGTAGTTGGATTGAAGATAGCTGATGAAGGGTATAAGATGAGGTGGGTTAATAAAGCCATTTATCTATGCGAATATAGAGAAGATGGATTGACGCAAAACTCTTTTAACATAAGGCTGAAGAACCTAAAAGGTACTTGTTATGCATATAACTTACTATCATCCTATGGACTTCCACCTAAGACCGTGATAAGGTATAAAGCAAACTATTTTAGGTTTGGATTCCATAAAGGTCTAAAAACTATTGATTTAAAGCGTGAGCTTTTGGATAAGAAATATTGGTTAGTATCTAGCACATTAGGTTTGCTTCTATACAAGAAGGATTTAAATAAATAGAAAATACGAATTTGTCGCCAGTAATTTTCCTAATATGCATTGGGAATGGCAGATGCGCAAAAAATCGCTGAAGAAAGTAGCTTCAGCGATTTTTTCAGTTGGAATAAATCCTATTTGTTTAACCTAAAAAAGGTTTTGAATTTTAAAAGTATCTCAATTAGAATTTCATCCTTTATAATAAATAAAACTAATCCATATGCCAATGAACATATAAGAACAGTAAACAAAATGGTAAGAAGAGTTTGATGAATAAAAAGCTTAATTACTAAGGATAAAGGGATAAATAAAAGTGATATAATCAAGTATTTTAATTTATCAATGGAGATTAGCTTTATATTTACATCAAGGAATTTTACAATAAAAGTGTATTCGACTATAACCAAAAAGAATTCGACCAAAGTTGTGGAAGCTATTGCGGTAACATGATTTAATAAATTTAAATATATAAGCACTAATTTTATGATAAGGTTTATGAAACCAAAAGAAGCAACTATAATCATAGCAAACTTCTCTTTCTTCTTTATATAAAAGATACTATTTACTAGTAAAAAATCTAGTCCGCTAAAGATTATAAAAATACTAAATATTTTAAGGACGTTTACAGCTTCAAGGTAAGCACTTTTATATAAGAGAAGTATTATCTCTTTAGATAAAACCATCATTCCTATTGCTGAAGGAAATAAAAAGGCTAAGTATGTTTTGCTTATCTTATTTAATAATTTTTCATAGGGCTCAGCCCCATTAGATACGAGAATATTTGATAGTCTAGGTATAGTAACAAGTATTATAGAAAGCAGCATAGTGTTGATCATATTTGCTAACATCTGGCTTATATTATAATAACCAACGTAAATTTCGCTTACATAAGAACCTAGAAGTAATTTATCCAATTGAGTATATAGTATAGAAGCATTCGACATAATTAAAATTATAAATAATGGTTTAATATGTTTCTTCAATTTCAAATTATTAAAATTAAATTTAATGTTCTTCTTTATGTAAATGAAGCTGACGATGTAATTAAAGAAAAATAGTAATGAATTTAAAGCTGCGTATATTAGATAATCCGAAGGTTTTTTTACAAGAAGAAGTAAAAGTATTACATAAAAAATTCGTATTATTATTGTCTTTATAGTAATAAAATTAAAGCTCTCAGTTGCTTCAAATAACCACTCTACATAGAATATATTACTAAATAGAGTAAAGCTATAAATTAGCAATACAGGGAACTGAGGCTGATAAGAATAATGAAGAAATACAAATGATATATAAATAATTAAAACTGATGAATTAGATATTACACCAATAAGAAATAAACTAGTAAAAAGTTTTGAGAGTTTTTCTTTATCATCTCTTATTCTACTAATTTCCCTAAGTCCATAGTTGTATATGCCAAAAGTCGCAATTATTAAGAAATATGTATATATTGATTCACTAAAAGATATTCTACCTAGATACTTTGGCCCAATTACTGTGGCAGCATAAGGACCTATTATAAGAGGTATTATTATATTGAACACATTAAGTAACAATTTATAAAAAATATTTTTAGTAATAGAATTTTTAGATTCCATGCTCTGCCTTTCTTATATGGATGTACCAATTCGTAATAAAATTTATATTTTAAATTCTTTCACCAGAAGCCGTAAGAGTTTTAAAGATAGATTTCGGATCGAAATGGTACATCTATAATACATACGATTAAGTAAAAGTAGTATAGTGGGGATAATGTCCTTTTATATTTTGGCCTAATTTCATAATACCTAAAACATATATACTACATTTTCCTATAACATTATAAAAACTCTCAAAATTAATCGAGAGTCTTTACTGCTAAACGTACTATATAAGTAGATAATATGAGTAAAATAGTTTGATTATTATATAAGGCATCTTATATAAACTAAATAACAATATCTAAATAACTTTCAATGTAACTATTTGCTAAAGAGATTACCTTTTCTTTATCATTTTCTGATGATTCATCATAGACGGCTATAACCTTCATTCCAGCAGCCTTTGCGCCTTGAACAGCAGGAAGAATATCTTCAAAAACAACACATTCAT
Proteins encoded in this region:
- a CDS encoding glycosyltransferase family 2 protein, which codes for MKKDITVFTPTFNRAELLPSLYDSLIRQNHKNFQWIIYDDGSTDNTEEIINEFKKQSLIDIDYIKSENRGKHVAINNGIEAAKGELFFVVDSDDILTEDAIEIVVDTWRSIPTNEKSKFAGVGALKAGLNNETITKGFNDRWIDATHIDFAFNMGHNQDKAEIYVTELFKKYKYPVFDGEKFMTEAVVGLKIADEGYKMRWVNKAIYLCEYREDGLTQNSFNIRLKNLKGTCYAYNLLSSYGLPPKTVIRYKANYFRFGFHKGLKTIDLKRELLDKKYWLVSSTLGLLLYKKDLNK
- a CDS encoding oligosaccharide flippase family protein → MESKNSITKNIFYKLLLNVFNIIIPLIIGPYAATVIGPKYLGRISFSESIYTYFLIIATFGIYNYGLREISRIRDDKEKLSKLFTSLFLIGVISNSSVLIIYISFVFLHYSYQPQFPVLLIYSFTLFSNIFYVEWLFEATESFNFITIKTIIIRIFYVILLLLLVKKPSDYLIYAALNSLLFFFNYIVSFIYIKKNIKFNFNNLKLKKHIKPLFIILIMSNASILYTQLDKLLLGSYVSEIYVGYYNISQMLANMINTMLLSIILVTIPRLSNILVSNGAEPYEKLLNKISKTYLAFLFPSAIGMMVLSKEIILLLYKSAYLEAVNVLKIFSIFIIFSGLDFLLVNSIFYIKKKEKFAMIIVASFGFINLIIKLVLIYLNLLNHVTAIASTTLVEFFLVIVEYTFIVKFLDVNIKLISIDKLKYLIISLLFIPLSLVIKLFIHQTLLTILFTVLICSLAYGLVLFIIKDEILIEILLKFKTFFRLNK
- a CDS encoding O-antigen ligase family protein; the protein is MNYTINNKKLIDILIAISLIVSCIPGWYVIESFGMNRFWAVFAILSCVAAVLIIKSCLVDKKLNKRYIKNGFNLLVICYMVWIFISYFMNGRDLSTILYIGKLDFLIIIYFFILGMYLYTQTKKENLDTILMVSSYIFKFGGILCLVALYQYIFNTNYILGYELTFWPPFNPAAFYQNVNGFGMYLYLSIISGLIYMYNKRRHSGLNSALLVVQYYVLYLTVARTSIIVAILFTVMSILITLIMKKSELFRVINKGVIIGFVIANIIMAVVVFDIGPNIDANINDTNQNPKTSLEMLEEKNSKGLNYRGEIWSSVIRNYKDYMLLGDGLNYNVVKKTNINEIINKSSDKNTRISYHNTLIRYYASNGLLGLILFLMLMLYGPFMLLFKMIKDKKLKYSYLIVMVFQLSILLYMQMEEVYIGEIGLIQVINIISLVYANSLILKDEVSE
- a CDS encoding glycosyltransferase, producing the protein MKTKVYLMSACLTGLGGMEMAILNMYKYLSEKVDLDVEIIIFSGNEDNIRKLFEDKFLLLDIYRLGGYKKFISQISAYNQLKKIIKNDINYEKTILIATDPWTLGVGNMIKKKHVNVRSILWSHFNVDIYLNSKTWLYNRFTFRNADLIYVLNSWSRDKLSEELGTNNIKILPNGIKINNNSFIRYKKSEFIYIGRVDNYTKNLDILFNSLIGLDGQWNLTVIGTGIDLNRYMDFVKVNNLGERVSFKGWVDNPWNEISDGAFLVLPTINEGFGLVLIEAMSRGLPVIVNSKAEGPKDIVKEDINGFFFDSIDTLKKIIQDEIDNSIGAVFDKDEIKNSVKKFDIDIVGANFYKEIRNI
- a CDS encoding glycosyltransferase, with the protein product MKVLQVINNMDIGGAETLLKNYVLNNKDISIQNSICLLQGNDSFILEEIKKNNVKVYNLNLKNKYMFVSALLKLNKIIRKNKFDVVHMHLFPGQYYGAILKIINNNVKFVFSEHSDSNTRRDKKVFYPLEKFSYSKYDNILCISEMTKRSLVKFIPKLESSSEVLYGGIKQYPIRSNEKIYDVILVGSLRSNVKGIDLLLRAIELIRNKVKKVCIVGDGILMNEMVSLRDRLGLTEIVEFAGNQKDVNSYLSKSKIFALPSRWEGFGLAIIEAMAQQVPIVATEVGGIPEIITDMESGILVKAEDYIQLSKAIENLLRDENLRNYLSTNAYSKMQHCFSIDVYTDKLNHIYKTLV
- a CDS encoding glycosyltransferase family 2 protein, translating into MYNDVCCVIVTYNIGNDFLKCFNSIVDQVKNVVIVDNGSDSETISMLKALEGKERVKIIYNDENLGIATALNIGVKYAEECGTEWVLTMDNDSISTLNMVDSMINVYNHLNEDKKKKVVSITPRHIETGYTEISEGDKISELQNNEFVEIDVCITSGNLVKTSVFREVNYFEDKLFIDSVDFDFCFKLKQKGYELIQTKGAKLLHKCGDATEKEILFFKTGYTNHSYLRRYYMTRNRFYLWNKYKDIDSRFIKNDKRAFCTEIVKVILLEKDKKIKLKMIIKGIKDYRNNIYGKISI
- a CDS encoding glycosyltransferase; translated protein: MDDRILQELAIIVLNYKDYNMTIDCVNNLKNLDIDSKIIVVDNNSPNDSFSILSNKLAGLDNVYIMRTEKNGGYSYGNNEGIKFAIKNFSNIKYIGIMNPDVFLNTKGMLLKICSKLEQYDEIAGITGVTLLNGRLSFGNLGWRVNNVKSLVLSNFSLLSKVLKTSRSYKSLEMKSDDYELGYTDVMPGSFFIMKENIFREFNYLDEAVFLYFEEEILARKIKSRGLKSAILITESYVHKHGSKDTELANISKKKLDYKIYMKSQTYYVENFVSDNALSKLTLKLSQYIHYYLEIPLICLMYKFKGMVKR